One Salvia miltiorrhiza cultivar Shanhuang (shh) chromosome 6, IMPLAD_Smil_shh, whole genome shotgun sequence genomic window, cattatttatgagtCAGATTAATtggtaataaaaaattatattaatttaaatatttatattttatttaaaatagtatataaattaataacaatattatcaacttagGGCTGTTTACATTGGAGGATTAACtctgatagataaaaataatagagtaaaattttgaagtagtcaaaatgaagcataaaacacaatttatggccacatattgaaaaaacataaaatttggccatttttaatgatttggacgtttttactcttaatgaggcggaccgggtaagATCAGgcgcgcgggtcgcgtgccgggttgggttagacacttatggcactattagtgctataagtgccaagattttactttggttttattttggatttccgttggcacttattagtgctataagtgtcaagattttactttggttttattttggatttccgttggcacttttggcaagtgccaacggaaatccaaaataaaacaaagtaaaacGGTCCTTTTCGCACTTATGGCACTACTTATGGCACTGATAGTGctataagtgtcatacgtgcaacaTAAACAACAGTAATAGAaacaagaaatcataaatggatcatctaaatcctaaatggataatctaaaccctaaatcgaacatctaaaccataaatggataatgtaaaccctaaatggaacatctaaaccctaagttgaacatctaaaccctacgggaaagtgtttaaaatggttcttttggcacttatgacactattagtgccataagtgccaataaaaatccaaaataaaatcaagtaataaaatgatgcgtatgacacttatggcactattagtgtcataagtgtcatacgcgcagcgggcgctggtttttccccgcgagcgcgcaactcacccataagcttccagcggCCGCGCAATCATCCAGCGGTCGCGCAATCACCCCAGCGGCCgagtaaaaagggcaaattaggcataccacctaattaatggtcatattttgatgttttaataTTAGGGGCCAATAAgttgattttcaatcttcattatggccatttgactacattgtttcaAAATAATAAGGCTAATTCTTTGTTTACTTTaatgaattgaaactttgggatatcccaaggcccttgattatttttatcatttaagttagtttggcttgattcttatcccattaatgagtactccctccgtcttattataaatgtctcactttccatAATAAGATGTCTTATTACAtatgtctcattcattttttgacAACATATTTTCtttctatacctaatatttaaataattttcaccaatccactttatctactaattacatatttcttaatcttcatgcccaaaaataatgaggcatttgtaatggaacagagggagtataatattaaatttaatgagtattgtataataataagggttaatagccaaaaaatacatgaagtttcaccaaatttgcattttgcacatgagcttcaaaaatagccccagaatacatgagctattgattttgttgtaatttgcaCACGGCGAGAACTCCGGCCataattaaagttgaccggCGATGACATGGACTATACGCGTGGCATTTTTATTGTATGTGGCAATACGCGTGGCAATTTAATTGATTTGGCAATACACatgtcatttttattaaaaaaaaaacaaaaatcatctctctctctctcaaaccacCACCGCCGGCCACCACCATTTTCCCTCTCCACCACCACCGTTTTCCCTCTCCACCACCACTGTTTTCCGTcatctccaccaccaccaccatcacaaAAATCCCCACCACCACCGGATTTAGCCTTCGATTTGATCTATTGAAGGATTTGGCCTTCGACATTTCCGCCGCCCGCCGCCCTTCCTCTTCCCCCGCGACTTCCGCCGCCTCGCACTCTGCAAACCCTCCTCCTTCATCGACCTCCCCCTTCTCTCCGACCCAGCCGCCGCCTAAGCCCTAGAACCCCAACCACTCGATTTTAGAAATCGCATAGCAGCGATTTTAGAACCCCAAACAAGCAAAACCTCCTAAAATCGTTGACCGAGAGAGAGGGGTGGTTTTTTGTTCTGGATTTGGGGATTGGCGGCGAACGGTGGTGGTGGAACGCAGCGGTTGGAGACAAGGTCGCGCTGTGCGATacggtggaggtggaggtggaggtggtgcTCGGCGTCTGGAAAAGGCGGCGAATCTGGGGCGCTGGCCTGAGCGGTGGTGGCAGCAGGGTGCGTCGGGATGGGGCAGAAGGTGGCGCTGGAGTGACGAGGAAGGTGGGCGGAGAGGCGGTGCGCGGTGAGGAGAGCCTCCTCGCCGGAAACTGGAAAAACTGAAACAAaatgatttttccattttttttttaatttaaaagagcttgacaaaacgacgtcgttttactacATCGGAAAATCGTCCACGTCAACAAATTCCGATCGCCACGTCACCGCCAATCAAGGTGTTAgtcaacgcgtgtgcaatttgcgATTAAATtcaaaggtgatgtattctggggctatttttgaagctcatgtgcaatttgcaaatttcgtgaaagttcgtgtatttttcggcttaattttatagattgtaaagctaataatttaagtcaatctcgttttgagcaaataacactaaaccatcaatatatcaaaattaatagttgtcatttaatgtaataattttgggctcttaaaagttcaaattgtattatatattattaaaagttcatatttaaataacacaaaactaattaaaaatcaaaaaaatatgaataatataaaaaaaatataacaataaatatgtttacataaataaattgtacacataattaactaaatccatataatattttaaattctaattttaaaatatataattaatgttttatttacaaattcacattaaaattaatacaatttccTGTCCTTAATTGCACTAAAAACTactactccccccgtcccaataaaaatggccatattttcattttgatttgtcccactaaaagtagccactttcttaattaaaatgaaaatgtttagtatttaattaagttcaattatttaatttaattaattaaacttaaaccCTCTTTAAGataacacacgcacactcaGTCgcctcccctccccccaaaacACAGCCTCTCCCCCTTTTTTCTTCTTATCTAGCAGACGACAACAACATCGGCCGCCGCCCAGCCCCCTAATTCCCTTTCCCCAGCCACGGCGTCGCCCTTCTCTCACAAACCCTACATCTAAACTCACCGCCTCAACTTCTCTCATAGCAACCAGCCGCTGACTCACCCCTCGCTCTCTCGGTCTCTCATCTCTGCTGGCGGTGGTGAGGCAGTCGGTCATCTCCCTCAACcttcctcttcttctctctGAAATAGAATGCACACAGCCACTATGAGCTCATGCCCAAATAGCACCTCTCGGTCTCTCACAAATCCTAGATCTAAACTCACCGCCTCAGCTTCTCTCATAGCAAccagccgccgcctccgccctATTTCCCGAGTCAGACGGTGGCAACAAGGCCATCACCCTTAGTTTCCCGGCGAGCAGTAGCCCCAAGGGTGCCACCACCGCCCCTTTCCCTTATGTTCTAACTCAGACGACGACATTAAACGAAGTTCAAAgactcttcttttcttttctattcATTTTCTGTTCTTATTGAATACCCAAATTAAATTCTTGTTCTTATTGCTATGCGATTTTTTGGTTTTCGGCTTTTGGCTTTTGGCTATGCGATTCTCAGTGGCAAGAGATTTTTTAGATTTTAGGACGACCGCCGACACATTTTTTGGATTTTAGGTAGATCGCCGGCATCTCCAATGCCGGCGGCCAGAAAATAGAACAGATGCAGtgaaaagaagaatgtggacCACACTtaattaactctttaattttggtggaccatacttaattaaaacataataatcctcttcttaatctccgtgccgaaaagaatgtgatCGCTTTCaacgggacgaagggagtataatttaaaaatataataataacaataacttaaagaacaaaaaaatataattttttagcAACAAATAAATGGCTCAAATCTATAATTTCCTGATCCTTATCAAAAGAGAAGAGGaaatataataacaacaattaCAACAGTGTAAataaggaaagagaaaaaaacataaaagaagcgagaaaaagaaagaggcaagaaaaaaataatcatcttaaaattttaaattaccacaccatatatatatatatgcatagatTTTGGTGCGAGTCATCTCAAGTGTAGAAACTAAAAACCAATCTGATTgataaatatttctttgaaaTAATTTTGTTCATAAATATTGACTAAATGAGAAACCAAGATTGATTTTTATGTGGaataatgcatttttatatatacaataatgcatattttatgatcaTGCGTTttgtataataaattaatttttatgataataaaacAATTAAGAATGATTCATAATTCCCTACAAATTAATGGAAAAAGAAATGATTTGATCCTCCTCCTCCACTGCTCCACatgtatatctatatatagataTGTGATATGATTGTCCTCCCCAAAGAGCATAATTAGCAAGACAAAACAACAATGGCTGGTAACACCACTCCAGGAGTCATAACTTGCAAAGGTGCAgcttttcatttcttttcacTTATGTCTCAAATTTTGTATGATTTACATGTAAAAATATGATGAATCCTTGTTCAACAATCCCTGCTGCAGCTGCCGTGGCATGGAAACAATCGGAGCCCTTGAAGGTTGAAGAAATTCAAGTGGAACCACCAAAATCAACTGAAGTTAGGATCAAGATGTTGTATGCCAGCATGTGCCATACAGATACCACATGTTGGAAAGGCTCCCTCTATGTAAGAAACTCATTTTTGTAAGCTTTAATCATAGCGTGTGTCCCcaattttttagtatttttcaaaaaatatattgtctCCAATTTATATTTCCACTTAAAAAATCCTCAATTCTTGTGAAAGTTTGATTCATGTCCCGCCTTTCAAAATTCGATGACTGAATGATGAGTCACTTTCCCAGATTCTTAAATGAACTCTCATAagatttagttttttttttttttctctgaaAGTTTATACTTAAATAAAAGGGTAAacatcatgaaaacccctgaaacttttgaaatattttctaaaccctcaaactatcaggtttttatcaaatatatcccgcatctatttctCGGTTAtcagaaacgtgatgtggctcgccggatgccacaatgtaatttatattttctttttttaaatggcATGAAAAAAACGACTtcatttcgtaccatattctattgtgtttatccctaattctagatTATTAGAgtgaatttcaaacacaatAGGaacgaattttaaatttcaaagtgaatttttttaaatgatatggtacgaaacgaagtcgtttttgccattgcattttaaaaaaatagaacataaattatattgtggcatccgacgagccacatcacgtttttggtgatcgaaaaatagatgtgggatatatttgataaaaacccaatagtttgagggtttagagaacattttgaaagtttcagggaatttttgataaagcgagtATACTTCAGAGGttttttatgatatttatcCTAAATAAAATGCAAATTCTTCTAAGTAACTCGTTATTCCGTCGTcgtacaaaaaaataaaataaaataaataaataaataaaaatgaaggaTCTTTTAAGTGAATATGTAAGTTGGGGACAATCTTTTGAGAAAAGTTAAAAATTAGGGGCtaaatttatatattgatttttttttttttttgtaatagtACAAACTATATGTGCACCTCACTATTTCATGTCTCGATAATCCCCTATTGTTTTTTCTTGTGTCGTGTTCGTGTTTAAGCCCATGTTCCCTCGGATCCTTGGACACGAAGGAGTAGGGTAAGTCTCTATCTGCTTCCATTTCAAGAGacgaaaacaaaacaaagatgaaaaCATAGTTGAACATTATTAAATTGCAGTGTGATCGAGAGTGTTGGAGAACAAGTGAGGGACCTCAAGGTGGGGGACACTGTGATGCTACTCTATGTCGGAGAGTGTGGGAGATGCTCGAACTGCTTGTCGGGGAAGACGAACCTTTGCTCCCAGTTTCCTCTAACACTTGGCCTAATGGCTGATGGAACATCAAGAATGTCTGCTAAAGGGCAAAGGATCTACCAAATGTTTAGCTGCTCGACTTGGTCTGAATACGCGGTTGTTGAATCCAACTACGTGGTTAAGGTAGATCCGAGGCTGCCGCTTTCCCATGCCAGTCTCCTTACGTGTGGCTTCACAACAGGTTATGGAGGAGCATGGAAAGAACTCAAAGTTGAAAGGGGTTCAACTGTTGCAGTATTAGGCCTTGGTGCCGTTGGACTTGGAGTAAGAAGCACAATAAATCAATCCTCTGTTTTACTCTGTTTTCCATTCAAACTAACTTAATGAATGCAGGCTGCCAAGGCATCAAAAATCCTAGGAGCCTCCAAGATTATTGGGATCGATATTAATGATATGAAACGCGACAAGGCAAAAGCCTTCGGGGTTACAGACTTTGTTAATCCTAAGCATTATGATAAACCTATTTCACAACTGATCCAAGAGGCCACTGGTGGACTAGGTGTGGATTACTGCATCGAGTGCACGGGCGTTCCCTCCCTCCTCAACGAAGCCATTTTAAGCATAAAAAGTGTATGGCCCCTCAACCATCAGGATCTTACTACTGCTACTACTAGCATTAGCAATATTGGATATGAAACAAGAAAAGTAGCGAAAATGAGAGAAATCCTCAATGGCCTTGGAATATCTCAATTAGTGTTACAATTTATTTAACATTACAACGAATTAGcatgtattatttttatctatctaagTTCTAAACTAATCTTCAAAAGTAAATGCCCCCTCAGGGAATCGGGGAGCTAGTGCTGATCGGTGCTCCAGCGGAGGAGAAGGCAGAGCTTAACTACTTTCCCTTGTTGCTCGGGAGGACGATTAAGGGGACAACCTTTGTTGGTGTAAGAATTCACTCTGATCTTCCTAAAATCGTTGAGAAATGTATCAACAAGGTAATAAAACCATTATCTGCTTGATTTTCTAGACTGTTTTGGCTTGGAGTGTGAGAAAACTGTGGTGGTTTTTGAGCAGGAAATCAATCTTGGTGATCTCATAACTCATGAGGTTTCACTTGCTGATGTGAATAAAGGATTTATGGAGTACATGAAACAGCCTGACTGTGTCAAGGTTATTATCAAGTTCTGAGGGAAAGTGGATACTAATTTGTTTGAGTTTAAATTCTTAAATTATGGATGTGGAATGCTAATAAAGAAAGTAAGATGTGTTTAGGTTCTCATGAAGATATCATTGTAATATGGAtcacaaaaataatactccctcgtTTACGATATCATTTCCACTTTTGCCATTTTGATTCGTTCataatatcattttcacttccatttatagtagtagggtccatGTAACACTTTATTTTACTCCACATATTtatagtgggacccaaactccactcacaacaatacttATTATTATCAACTCCTACCTccatcccattacaaatgtctcacttttcataatgagaTGTTCCagtacaaatgtctcattacttttttggcaacatattctctctctatacctaatatttaaataattttcatcaacccactttatctactaattacacatttcttaatcttcgtgcccaaaaataatgggacatttgtaatgggacagaggaagtactgcctccgtcccattaaagttggccacattcttttcggcacggagattaataaattaagtgttatgttttaattgagcgAGGCCACcaaaattattgagttaattacGATACTTTCTTCCTCCTTTTACTTTCTTCCACCTGCCCACCGGCCACCTCTCATCCACGGCCTCCCTCCTCCAGCGAAGTCGCCGCCATCAGCCACTGTCAAGAATCCCCCATTTTCTTTCGATCTGAAACCCAACTCCAAGTCcaactaaaagaaaaaatgacacCAAATCTTGCCCAAGTCTTATCTCCTCCAATCAGGtccaaaatccaaaaaaaaaagaaaaaattatccGATCAACCAACGAAAATCAAGCCTCCTCTTCTCTGATTTGGAAAATCAACCAACGAATGGCgcaaaaaaaagaatttacagAGACCAAGAAATTAAACATAAAAGAATTTACATAGACCAAGAAATGAAGCAAATTAGAATTTACAGAGACCAAGGGGCTAGGGCTCGCACTCTTGCCAGAATTACAGAGACCAGGAAGGCGGCGCGACTCCGAAATTACAAAgggtcgtcgccgccgccgcctgaaagccctagcccccaaatcgCGTCACCTCTCTAATTGGAGACGGAGATGCTAGAGATGAGAAGACAGAGGGAGATGCGAGAGGCGGTGGTCTTGGCGCAGACCAAAGAGGTGGCGGTGGTCGCGGCGCAGACTAGAGAGGCGGCAGCCATGGCGGTCGCGGCGCAGACAGAGGAAGATGTGAGAGATGAGAAGAGATAAACTTGAGGCAGTGGCATCCGGCCGGAGAGGCGAGAGGCGGTGACGGCCGGGgggcgagaggcggcggcggccatgggaGTGGCGtgccgccggagaagaagagagaaggcggctgttgtgtgtgtgtgtcttttGGGCgaatatagagagatagagacaCGGcataatagagagagaaagagatgagatattttaattaacttagaatcttaattaaatttaatttaatggtttaattaaatcaaatctTTCctattttagaaagtggccaactttaatgggacggagggagtattatttatcttttccttaaaattcgtgtcgtccATAATGTGAAAATGATATCGTCGATGGAGAGAGTACATAATTAAATCTTTTAGGTTTCAGTAATATATGGTTATGAATGCATTAGAAAATTTGGATAAGTGtacattttatttcattttcctATTATGTACctcttatatatttaatttaagaataataattataatttagaataataaaattataatatcttGATTTATAGTTTGTGCTAATGGTGCAACATATCTATTTAGtttcaataaattatactccctccgtcctgctTCAAATGaaccaaaaaaaattgaacacaaagattaagaaatgtgtgataaaggtgtaaagtgatggtgggacaacccaaaaagtagtgttaaattcccaattttatttctaaatttgggtTGGGTCATatgaagtgggacaacccaaaatagaattTTGGTAATTtgaagtgggacgaagggaataattaattttaagtgAGGCAGACAGAATTACTTCCGTGTTATCATACAAAAAATATGGCATCTGGTGATCGTCAtttaccaccaaataattcgtGCAACTAGCTAAGAATTATAATAGTATATCGATAAGCATGGTCAAACCACATAGAATGGGTAAAAGCACTCAATTTTCTAAAGACCAagttggtgtagccaccacgccttaaatatgagagatattgattataaacTAAGAAAATAAGTAAATACTAATAAGAGATAAAACAAGAATAAAACGGACTCGACttcgaataaatccacactagtCACTACTATGATCATAAACGCAAAGATAATTAATTCTCATGAACACACTAGTCACTACTCTGATCATAGAggcaaagataaattaatctTCATGAACCAatcagttataggataccgagAATGCAGTGGAAGTACGCCAATTCCCACTTACTTTATCAATAGATAGCTATAGATGCCAGATATAACTATTTCCCTTATCAAAACACAACCTAGTTTGAAACGTCaaacctagatttaatatttcAATAACATTAAGATGTAGGAACCCGATTTAGACAAATTACCCAAGAaacacaagtaataatttgtcTACCAATTTATTCTGTACTACCGGTACGATAGCTTCGTCACTAATTAGCCTGATTCCAATAATTACGGATTGAGGGAACTAATTGACACTAATCTAAATAACCTAAGGTAACCGGGCTCAAGAAAACCAGATTAAAATTCTCTACTCAGGGAACAAATCAAAAtccaattaaatcaattaaacaaccaattaggtctcacaaaTATTTGGACtagtgtttcattattctcacATAATCAAGAAAATTAACTACTCGTGTTATTGAAACAaagtactactccctccgtcccaaccaagatgatacatttcttttcggcacgggatttaaggaatTAGTGTTTAGTAGTTTAAGTGTGGTTGGTGGATTTAGGATTAAGTTATTACCaatttaattaaagtttatgaattatttttaagtaaataatttaaaaataataatctgaatatttttaatttttttatttaatgtatttttaaataatcttaattttgtttaaaaaaaattatgttcatGCCAAAAACAAATCAGAAAAAGATTGTGGCAGATTTGAAAAATTTGATGTAACCGAAAAATAAATCTGAATTTAATGTAACCaaaaataaaactgaaaaaattgTAATATGAATTTTCAGTCGGCGACTTGGTCTCAGAAATTTCTTCATCACAAACCTTGAAATCGCTCTCCAACTCCGCAATCGAAGCcatcatcgcatcacactcctCCTCTAGAGTCCTCATCTCCTTCTCGAGCTCTGCAACAGCCGCCAACTAACCACTGCTTCCAAATTTCAGATCCCAATCGTCAGAGTCGGTTTCGTCACCGGAGAGGAGACCATTTTTGAGATAGCAACAACAATCAGAGGGGCGGCGGGTGTTTTCAGGCCGTGAGCTGCCGCGTCCCCCACAGCTTAGGCAGATCACAGTCGTGCGGGGGTGGCTAGGGACGAGAGCGAGTGAAGAGGGAGGACTAGAACAAGGGGTGGTTTCAAATTTAGGATTTTCAGGCCGGAGGCCACCTCTCCCTCCTCGGCGAATATCGACAGACGACAGATGAATAGATGAATGGGGCGGCGCAGATATAGGGTTTTGAGCCCGGTCGTCGCCACCCTCTAGCGTCGAAGCCTGGGGCAACACTAAATTAAGGTTTGCAGAGGGTTGGCGGTGGCGGATATCgactgttaggtccggagggtttcgaataggtgtatgggggggggaatacacctatgggctatttttctcctctaaaacagagggatctcaagatagagatcaaaacaaaactttacaagcaaactaagacacctgttaatataaaggagttttgaccaaacaggattgacgactgatactgaaaaactcttcagtaaggagttatcagttaagttactggaacttaactgatgcacgtaaaggctttagtcgagtttgctaaaaacagagatgatatcactcttcctgattATCAGATGATaaatcagtcagactgatatcatacgcagcggaaataactttgtttcgtaatagcctcaattgagcacgttgttagtcttaggtttctctttgcagttaatcagaatatattcagtttatcaaatgaatgaataaaagtaagaatgtaaaactgaaaggtgtaaataacacagagacttttacgtggttcggaaaacacttcctacatccactgtcggttgatcagaccaacaatccactccgcaagtgcttaactggtgcactgcaaaccgaaccgtgtgcttaccgggtgcacacaaccgtaccactgaagattccactcttcagtaccaacacttcactcgcgttggatttctcactcctagcacaacccgcgctaggatctcacggagtcagagtaccttcctgaactcctttaccactcaaacactcgattctatctctcgaaaggaggtttgaaaacttgccaactatacttcaaagaacaagttctttggagcaagtttgacctaggcttctgggtaaacggaggtttgcctaaggtcctAAGAAGTCGAAACCGTTAAGGTTGCAACGACATTCCAgcaaaaccctaaccctagccgcctCCCCGTAGGTCTATCACATATACACACCAATTCATTAATGAAATAGGGCATTCACTACCACTCGTATCCACTTTTGCAATCGCACATCCCTCATTCTCCCATTCACTTCCATGCTCACAAGACTCCAGGTTGTGATCGCTCGGCTAGCCCTGCTAGTCTGGACGTCTGTCACCCCTCATCCACAATGCTCAATAACTCTAGCTCTGATCACCGGGACATCCCGATCTTTCGGATATACCACTTATTACTATCTCCTCTTAACTATTGCTTATTTTTTATTACGTTATTTGCGTCTGTTATTTATATCAAATCACTAACTTGAACGTTAGATGCCCTTTTATCGACACCTCCACCGGTGCTCCTTAGAGAGGGCTTTAACGTTGCTCATGATTTTaagttgctagtgcccatcgatTCAGACGCAACTAATGTCACTTCGGTAATTGTCAGATACATCTCCAACAActtggcgcccaccgtggggccttGGCAATCAAAGAATATTGACGAGTCGTACTGACGAAGTCGTCGTTTAGCTTCGTGCAAATAAAGTCTTGTGCCCAAAGCTATACTAACGAGCAGTAAGTCCagggtcgaatccacagggaattGAGTATAATATCCTTTGCAAGTGTGTAACTAAAAAGGGTTTATGTTTCTGATTATCTTGGTCTCAACGCTCTTGAGGACAAAGCGCGTAAACAAACTGAACTGAAATAAAAGAGTAACTTggtcaaataaaaaaatgattatgACTTGGGTGTGACTCACTAAACATGAGCGTTTCACTCGGTCATCGGTTCAaatatatttactacacttgtACATCAATTGGTTATAGGCACAAGACAGTTACGCCCCCAATTGTCACGCGTCACGCACGCAACAGCCCcatgcccaatctatcctttcagtttataaTCCCagaaattactccctccgtccacaaagagtgtgtggtggagtggagggcacgggttttaatgaaaaagttgaaaattttgattttagtgttaaagggtaagtattttgtaaatattgagtgtgaatgtggtttaaagtataaagggagtttctaaaaaaagaaaatacacaaaatttatggacggacgaaaatagtaataaacacacagtttttgtggacggagggagtatcagtTAATGAGATTAACTATCCTGGTCATAAGCTCTTCCTACGTTGGCTTATCGCTTGAGAGAGTTCCCGTCAATCCCATAATGGACATAGAGGATAACCCGCTAAGCCCCAAGGGACACAAAATCAACACTAATGAGCCCGAGTCTTCGGTAAGAGCCGCTAGGAAGGAAACTACCATTGCTAACCTCTGAAGCATGGGGACGCCCTCTGGCTGGGCGTACTCGTTCTGGTGACGTCCCCGGGGATGATACGGGAAAATACGCCCAGAACACGTTCCCTGGGACGTATTTTTTTCCTGAATTTTaatctaattttaattaaaaatacctTTTTAATACGGTCAAATACATTTGACCATTAAAAATACGTTTTTTCAAAAGTTCAAACCTGAAACCCTAGTTCTAGCGCGCTTCCACA contains:
- the LOC130990344 gene encoding 8-hydroxygeraniol oxidoreductase-like, which encodes MAGNTTPGVITCKAAVAWKQSEPLKVEEIQVEPPKSTEVRIKMLYASMCHTDTTCWKGSLYPMFPRILGHEGVGVIESVGEQVRDLKVGDTVMLLYVGECGRCSNCLSGKTNLCSQFPLTLGLMADGTSRMSAKGQRIYQMFSCSTWSEYAVVESNYVVKVDPRLPLSHASLLTCGFTTGYGGAWKELKVERGSTVAVLGLGAVGLGAAKASKILGASKIIGIDINDMKRDKAKAFGVTDFVNPKHYDKPISQLIQEATGGLGVDYCIECTGVPSLLNEAILSIKSGIGELVLIGAPAEEKAELNYFPLLLGRTIKGTTFVGVRIHSDLPKIVEKCINKEINLGDLITHEVSLADVNKGFMEYMKQPDCVKVIIKF